One Streptomyces fagopyri DNA window includes the following coding sequences:
- a CDS encoding cobalamin B12-binding domain-containing protein: MGVAAGPIRVVVAKPGLDGHDRGAKVIARALRDAGMEVIYTGLHQTPEQIVDTAIQEDADAIGLSILSGAHNTLFAAVIDLLKEREAEDIKVFGGGIIPEADIAPLKEKGVAEIFTPGATTGSIVEWVRANVRQPAGA, from the coding sequence ATGGGTGTGGCAGCCGGTCCGATCCGCGTGGTGGTGGCCAAGCCGGGGCTCGACGGCCACGATCGGGGGGCCAAGGTGATCGCGCGGGCGCTGCGCGACGCCGGCATGGAGGTCATCTACACCGGGCTCCATCAGACCCCCGAGCAGATCGTCGACACCGCGATCCAGGAGGACGCCGACGCGATCGGTCTCTCCATCCTCTCCGGCGCGCACAACACGCTGTTCGCGGCCGTGATCGATCTCCTCAAGGAACGCGAGGCGGAGGACATCAAGGTCTTCGGCGGCGGGATCATCCCGGAGGCGGACATCGCTCCGCTCAAGGAGAAGGGCGTCGCCGAGATCTTCACGCCGGGCGCGACGACCGGGTCGATCGTGGAGTGGGTACGGGCGAACGTGCGGCAGCCCGCGGGGGCGTAG